From a region of the Enterobacter cancerogenus genome:
- a CDS encoding fimbrial chaperone, with protein sequence MRGRRIILFLSLFLSFGISPCWSGIIIGGTRVIFKGESADTTLSVLNKDAAIPYLLQTWIEPFTGQGKDKPPFTVIPPVSRLEPKQERVLRIIKTKGELPSDRESVFWLNVKNIPPSPDKEGSKLEIAIKTRIKLFWRPAGINEKPETASQKVKWQRQGKMLVVTNPTPIHINVIDVAVDGKPLELVMIKPFDTLQIALPADALGKTLTWHCISDYGAISDAIRQPL encoded by the coding sequence ATGCGTGGGCGCCGTATAATATTATTTCTCTCTCTGTTTTTATCTTTTGGTATTTCACCGTGCTGGTCTGGGATAATTATCGGCGGCACTCGGGTTATCTTTAAAGGCGAGAGCGCTGACACCACGCTTTCAGTGCTTAATAAAGATGCTGCGATCCCTTATCTGCTTCAAACGTGGATAGAGCCTTTTACCGGACAAGGTAAGGATAAACCGCCGTTTACCGTCATTCCTCCTGTTTCTCGTCTTGAGCCAAAGCAAGAGCGCGTATTACGCATTATCAAAACCAAAGGTGAATTACCGTCCGATCGGGAGTCGGTGTTTTGGCTAAACGTAAAAAATATACCCCCGTCGCCCGATAAAGAAGGCAGCAAACTTGAGATAGCCATTAAAACCCGGATCAAACTTTTCTGGCGTCCTGCAGGCATTAATGAAAAACCGGAGACGGCAAGCCAAAAAGTGAAATGGCAGCGGCAGGGAAAAATGCTGGTGGTGACCAATCCTACGCCGATCCATATCAATGTGATTGACGTTGCGGTGGATGGTAAACCGCTTGAGCTGGTAATGATTAAACCGTTCGACACGCTACAGATAGCCTTACCCGCAGACGCATTGGGAAAGACCCTCACATGGCACTGTATCAGTGATTATGGCGCAATCAGCGACGCTATCAGGCAACCTCTTTAA
- a CDS encoding fimbrial protein: MNGHIFKRALLVSSLLLTSQAFASNGIVHFTGEIIESTCEVSTGTKDQNVDLGKVNKSTFTDVGSTASVQAFQIDLVNCPQTYKKANARFDGTEDGDGYLKLNNGGAAGVAIAIYNRADNSLLKLYNQSKTADISAEGSASLPFMARYIATSSTVTAGLANADSEFTISYSN; encoded by the coding sequence ATGAATGGACATATTTTTAAGCGAGCGTTACTTGTTTCCTCTTTATTACTGACGTCGCAGGCGTTTGCGTCAAATGGGATTGTACACTTTACCGGCGAGATTATTGAAAGCACGTGCGAAGTCTCAACGGGAACCAAAGATCAGAACGTCGATTTGGGTAAGGTAAATAAATCGACCTTTACCGACGTTGGCTCTACGGCTTCCGTTCAGGCATTCCAGATTGACCTGGTCAATTGTCCGCAAACCTACAAAAAAGCCAATGCGCGCTTTGACGGCACTGAAGACGGTGACGGTTACCTGAAGCTGAACAACGGCGGCGCAGCGGGTGTAGCGATTGCGATTTATAACCGCGCCGACAACAGCCTGCTGAAGCTGTATAACCAGTCTAAAACGGCGGATATTAGCGCTGAAGGCTCGGCTTCTCTGCCGTTTATGGCTCGCTATATCGCAACTTCATCTACCGTTACGGCAGGTTTAGCTAACGCGGATTCTGAATTCACGATCAGCTACAGCAATTAA